The following is a genomic window from Malus sylvestris chromosome 7, drMalSylv7.2, whole genome shotgun sequence.
taattttttttaaagaaaactctTTCCTTGGCACAACAACCACATGGAAATAAGGCCAGAGCCTTCTCATTTCCTCCTCAACTCATAATGGCAACAACTGAAGTCAATTAGATGAACCAACCAAAGCAGACCAAAACAGGTAGTGGAAATTACAAATGTTTTGCATATTAACTGGGTGTTAATGAAATCGAAACAAGCAAATCAGAAAAGAATAATAATGCCACTTCAAATTTACATCAAAATTAGGACCTCCTGGAAGCAATTATTTTACAAAGAAAGAGAGACCGAGAGGCTACACAAAAACAGATCGAACTTGGGAGATGCAGAGCTGCTACACGGAAGAGGATGAGAAGGAAGGTTGCGAAGGGGAGATGCAGATGTGAAGAGGTTCACAACGGctgagaagaagagaagatagttttagggtttgttgTATGATTTAGATGatgtaaattttgaaaaagataaggagtatttttgtcttaaaatgttGTAAATTTGTGTCCCACGGATGTGGAACATGTCGTTCCAGGGggaggtggaacgaaaaatcatccaaaacttGTCCGTGGAATAGAGCATTCCACTCATTTTaagcgcaccaaacgtgggatgAAACGCCTCGTCTCATTCTGTTCCGTCCTGTCCCGCATACCAAACGCGACCAAGATGCTTCTTGCAAAAACACCAGTTATGAGCTTAGCAAGCAGTTCAAGTGCTTCTATAGGATTAATATGCATctttactaagaattggtttcaaaaatattttctccaaaaacactttcagtcatttGAAAACGCTTCCAAACGAGTTCTAAACAAGCAAAGCACTTaattttattcaaaaacacataATGGTAACTAAACTAAAATTGCTCTCAAAATACAAATTTAGCCGCTAATCCTCCCACCTATTGCAACAAATAATTACTGTACAATCTTTttcttatatttataaataatttaaacaaaaaattataccatGCAAGCTTTGCCCCAACTCATGAAGAAGAGTTGTTGCTGCCCTCATACTCTCTCCTTATAATTTCAAGCACAAATTCATTCCATGTATCGACCGGACCCGGCATGCACCAGTGCAAGCAATCCTGTGGCGGAGGCCTTCCGTCAGGGCCCCGCTGTGTTTTCTTGTTAGGGTCGGGGCTTCTGTACGGGCCTGGATGCCCGTCGTGGCGGTACGCAAAAGGTTTCGTGATATCCATCAGTTTCAACTTCGACTTGTTTGTCACACCTTTCTGAATCGCACGGTTAAAACCCAAAACTTGTTTTTCATGCATTATATTCGTAAAGCCATTTTCCACTACTTCGCCCAGTGCAAGAGGCTTTACCTTCCCGGTGCATGATCCTCCAGTGTTCCAAGCTCCACCCTCGTAATGGTCAGGTGAATAAGAACGCACAATGGCGATCCCCGTATTATTCGGATGTCTAGCAACAGCAGTGAGAATTGTCTCGACAGATATTCCAAATGCTTCAATGTTGTTAACCTTCATAGGCCTTGATTTGTCCGGCCACCATAACTGCCCTCCCACAATCTCGTTGTTTAAGATATAGACCGACTGCTTGGCAAACCAATGGCCGGAAGAGAAAACAATCACATCAAACTGTGGGATGAGATCCATGAATTTGTCATCAGGGGCATCAAGGTGGAGCTTGGCCACACCCTCTGGAGCAAAATGAAATGCCTCAGATGTTTGCTTCACAAGCCACGACGACCAAATCCGGACAACAAACATAGATGTCGACTTGAAATAATAACGTTGCATTCTCTTGTTCCCACGGTTTTTTGGAACTTCTACCTGCATACACCACACAAAGATGCAAGCACTGCTAGAGTTACTTAAAACAGCATTATCTGCAAAAAAGGATGGAGATGCAATTTCATACAGCTGCTTTGAAACGCAATCGCTAAAAACGAACTCCACAAAACTAATTCCACATGCATTTAGAGACGTATAATACTAGCAGGGTTGATGAATCCAGCGTTGCGAAAATTCCATctactataagaaaaaaacatttaattCAAGGTAACTAGATCATAAAAAATTTAGACAATTACCTGCCAGAGCATGCACAACAATGACTCCATATGGTTTCGAGCAACCGAATCACCAATGAAAGCTATTGTTTTCCCCCTCATCAACTCTAGAAATTTCCTGGCATCAAAACGTGGCAGGTCACACTGAGAGGGCTTCCATCGCCAATTCTCATACTGCTTGTCAGGTCTCCCATTTCCCTGGCAATTTTGCATCTGTGTCAGGACAGGGCATGTATTGTTTGTATATACCGGTCCTGCTGAATCATAAATCCAACTTCCACTGTATAGATCACAGCCTGCATAATACGAACAGAAGTAAGtcaaattcaaaga
Proteins encoded in this region:
- the LOC126630339 gene encoding protein YLS7-like; this translates as MTSLTWASSKGSISMTSYPKALSWMVVSGVALALFLLFASWVLVTYPIGSTVSWYFYGVDSMQKLDYSTSIGNPTNHDAPLPNNVDSVDKNMVSESNSKVPKSSVDPQTKVVNQNILTESNSQAPLSSDGSVVVSETREIKDLPDVAKNSSGSSDNENVGSVNSTGPSEPAVSTTSSIDDGMIKTDKNLSDESNPQLSSTSSDPSIVSQTKEMKDISAPALEPNDTTSASSQLPNNATSGVSVDSGCDLYSGSWIYDSAGPVYTNNTCPVLTQMQNCQGNGRPDKQYENWRWKPSQCDLPRFDARKFLELMRGKTIAFIGDSVARNHMESLLCMLWQVEVPKNRGNKRMQRYYFKSTSMFVVRIWSSWLVKQTSEAFHFAPEGVAKLHLDAPDDKFMDLIPQFDVIVFSSGHWFAKQSVYILNNEIVGGQLWWPDKSRPMKVNNIEAFGISVETILTAVARHPNNTGIAIVRSYSPDHYEGGAWNTGGSCTGKVKPLALGEVVENGFTNIMHEKQVLGFNRAIQKGVTNKSKLKLMDITKPFAYRHDGHPGPYRSPDPNKKTQRGPDGRPPPQDCLHWCMPGPVDTWNEFVLEIIRREYEGSNNSSS